The Streptomyces sp. HSG2 genome has a segment encoding these proteins:
- a CDS encoding L-threonylcarbamoyladenylate synthase: MARRYDTNDATDRATGLREAASAVRRGELVVLPTDTVYGVGADAFSAEAVGDLLSAKGRGRAMPSPVLIGSPNTLHGLVTDFSERAWELVDAFWPGALTLVARHQPSLQWDLGETRGTVAVRMPLHPVAIELLTEVGPMAVSSANLTGHPAPEDCDAAQGMLGDSVSVYLDGGPTPGIEPSSIVDVTRATPVLLRAGALSASELREVVPDLEVAN, from the coding sequence ATGGCACGGCGATACGACACCAACGACGCGACCGACCGAGCGACCGGTCTGCGCGAGGCCGCGTCGGCGGTGCGCCGTGGCGAACTGGTGGTGCTGCCCACGGACACCGTCTACGGCGTCGGAGCCGACGCCTTCTCCGCCGAGGCCGTCGGCGACCTGCTGTCGGCCAAGGGACGCGGTCGCGCCATGCCCTCGCCGGTCCTGATCGGGTCCCCGAACACCCTGCACGGCCTGGTCACCGACTTCTCCGAGCGAGCGTGGGAGCTGGTCGACGCCTTCTGGCCGGGGGCGCTCACCCTCGTCGCCCGGCACCAGCCGTCGCTGCAATGGGACCTCGGGGAGACCCGGGGCACCGTCGCCGTGCGCATGCCGCTGCACCCCGTCGCCATCGAGCTGCTCACCGAGGTCGGACCGATGGCCGTCTCCTCCGCCAACCTCACCGGCCACCCGGCACCCGAGGACTGCGACGCCGCCCAGGGGATGCTCGGCGACTCCGTCTCGGTGTACCTCGACGGCGGACCCACCCCCGGCATCGAACCGTCCTCGATCGTGGACGTCACTCGCGCCACGCCGGTCCTGCTGCGTGCGGGCGCCCTGTCGGCGAGCGAGCTCAGGGAGGTCGTACCCGACCTCGAGGTGGCGAATTGA
- a CDS encoding MraY family glycosyltransferase: MREYLLTLCVTAAVTYLLTGPVRKFAIVAGAMPQIRARDVHREPTPRLGGIAMFAGLCAGMLVADHLTNLSGLFERSNEPRALLSGAALIWLIGVLDDKFELDALIKLGGQMIAAGVMVVQGLTILWLPIPGVGNVALTQGQGTLLTVALVVITINAVNFVDGLDGLAAGMVCIAAAAFFMYAYRIWYSYGIEAAAPATLFAAILVGMCLGFLPHNIHPARIFMGDSGSMLIGLVLAAGAISITGQLDPDAIGLFSGSERNTVHQMVPVYIPLLMPLNVIAIPAADLVLAIVRRTWRGQSPFAADRGHLHHRLLEVGHSHSRAVLIMYFWSALIAFGALAYSVNSASMWIVLGVVVLSAVGLALLLMPRFEPRAPRWAESVVPPRYRRRRRVAVEPVSPPGEDPAADAATADDVRERVPVRAGASGAGSLNGATAVGPRSRLRR, encoded by the coding sequence GTGCGTGAATACCTGCTGACGCTCTGCGTCACGGCCGCTGTGACGTATCTGCTGACCGGGCCGGTGCGCAAGTTCGCGATCGTCGCGGGGGCCATGCCGCAGATCCGAGCGCGGGACGTCCATCGGGAGCCGACGCCGAGGCTGGGCGGCATCGCCATGTTCGCCGGCCTGTGCGCGGGCATGTTGGTGGCGGACCACCTCACCAACCTCAGCGGGCTCTTCGAGCGTTCCAACGAGCCTCGGGCCCTGCTGTCCGGGGCCGCCCTGATCTGGCTGATCGGCGTCCTGGACGACAAGTTCGAGCTCGACGCCCTGATCAAGCTGGGTGGTCAGATGATCGCCGCCGGCGTGATGGTGGTGCAGGGTCTGACCATCCTGTGGCTGCCGATCCCCGGGGTCGGCAACGTGGCGCTCACCCAGGGTCAGGGGACGCTGCTGACGGTCGCGCTGGTGGTGATCACCATCAACGCGGTCAACTTCGTGGACGGGCTGGACGGGCTGGCGGCCGGCATGGTCTGCATCGCCGCCGCGGCGTTCTTCATGTACGCCTACCGGATCTGGTACTCCTATGGCATCGAGGCCGCCGCCCCGGCCACGTTGTTCGCGGCGATCCTGGTGGGCATGTGCCTGGGCTTCCTGCCCCACAACATCCACCCGGCCCGGATCTTCATGGGCGACTCCGGATCGATGTTGATCGGTCTGGTCCTGGCGGCGGGCGCGATCTCGATCACCGGACAACTGGACCCGGACGCGATCGGTCTGTTCTCCGGGTCCGAACGCAACACCGTGCACCAGATGGTGCCCGTGTACATCCCGCTGTTGATGCCGCTGAACGTGATCGCGATCCCGGCCGCCGACCTGGTCCTGGCCATCGTCCGACGGACCTGGCGCGGCCAGTCCCCCTTCGCGGCCGACCGAGGGCACCTGCACCATCGGCTGTTGGAGGTCGGGCACTCGCACAGTCGTGCCGTGCTGATCATGTACTTCTGGTCGGCGTTGATCGCCTTCGGCGCGCTGGCGTACTCGGTGAACTCCGCGTCGATGTGGATCGTGTTGGGGGTCGTCGTCCTCAGCGCGGTGGGTCTCGCGCTGCTCCTGATGCCCCGCTTCGAGCCGCGGGCGCCGCGTTGGGCGGAGAGCGTGGTGCCGCCGCGCTACCGGCGGCGCCGCCGGGTCGCGGTCGAGCCCGTTTCCCCTCCGGGCGAGGACCCGGCGGCGGACGCGGCCACGGCGGACGACGTCCGGGAACGCGTCCCGGTACGCGCGGGGGCCTCCGGAGCGGGGAGTCTCAACGGGGCGACGGCTGTGGGCCCTCGCTCCCGGCTCCGCCGCTGA
- the atpD gene encoding F0F1 ATP synthase subunit beta: MTTTAETATATGRVARVIGPVVDVEFPVDAMPDIYNALHVEVADPAEDGKNKTLTLEVAQHLGDGVVRAISMEPTDGLVRQARVTDTGAGITVPVGDVTKGRVFNTLGQVLNDDPSVLDGAERWAIHRTAPAFDQLESKTEMFETGLKVVDLLTPYVKGGKIGLFGGAGVGKTVLIQEMIMRVAKLHEGVSVFAGVGERTREGNDLMVEMEEAGVLDKTALVFGQMDEPPGTRLRVALSGLTMAEYFRDVQKQDVLFFIDNIFRFTQAGSEVSTLLGRMPSAVGYQPNLADEMGVLQERITSTRGHSITSMQAIYVPADDLTDPAPATTFAHLDATTVLSRPISEKGIYPAVDPLDSTSRILDPRYIAQDHYDAAMRVKNILQKYKDLQDIIAILGIDELGEEDKLVVHRARRVERFLSQNTHAAKQFTGVDGSDVPLDESIAAFNAICDGEYDHFPEQAFFMCGGLEDLKKNAKELGVS, from the coding sequence ATGACCACCACTGCTGAGACGGCCACGGCGACGGGCCGCGTCGCGCGGGTCATCGGCCCGGTCGTCGACGTGGAGTTCCCCGTCGACGCGATGCCGGACATCTACAACGCGCTGCACGTCGAGGTCGCCGACCCGGCCGAGGACGGCAAGAACAAGACGCTGACGCTCGAAGTCGCCCAGCACCTGGGCGACGGCGTGGTCCGCGCGATCTCGATGGAGCCCACTGACGGTCTGGTCCGCCAGGCCCGGGTTACCGACACCGGCGCGGGGATCACGGTCCCGGTCGGCGACGTCACCAAGGGCCGGGTGTTCAACACCCTCGGCCAGGTGCTGAACGACGACCCGTCGGTCCTCGACGGCGCCGAGCGCTGGGCGATCCACCGCACGGCTCCCGCCTTCGACCAGCTCGAGTCGAAGACCGAGATGTTCGAGACCGGCCTGAAGGTCGTCGACCTCCTCACCCCGTACGTCAAGGGTGGAAAGATCGGTCTGTTCGGTGGAGCCGGCGTCGGCAAGACCGTGCTCATCCAGGAAATGATCATGCGTGTGGCGAAGCTGCACGAGGGTGTGTCGGTCTTCGCGGGCGTGGGCGAGCGCACCCGTGAGGGCAACGACCTCATGGTCGAGATGGAGGAGGCCGGCGTTCTGGACAAGACCGCGCTGGTCTTCGGGCAGATGGACGAGCCTCCGGGCACCCGTCTGCGCGTGGCGCTGTCCGGTCTGACGATGGCGGAGTACTTCCGCGACGTCCAGAAGCAGGACGTGCTGTTCTTCATCGACAACATCTTCCGCTTCACCCAGGCCGGCTCCGAGGTCTCGACCCTGCTCGGCCGGATGCCCTCCGCGGTGGGTTACCAGCCGAACCTGGCCGACGAGATGGGTGTCCTCCAGGAGCGCATCACCTCGACCCGCGGTCACTCGATCACCTCGATGCAGGCGATCTACGTCCCCGCGGACGACCTGACGGACCCGGCCCCGGCCACCACCTTCGCCCACCTCGACGCGACGACGGTGCTCTCCCGTCCGATCTCGGAGAAGGGCATCTACCCGGCCGTGGACCCGCTGGACTCCACCTCCCGGATCCTGGACCCCCGCTACATCGCGCAGGACCACTACGACGCCGCCATGCGCGTCAAGAACATCCTGCAGAAGTACAAGGACCTCCAGGACATCATCGCGATCCTCGGCATCGACGAACTGGGCGAGGAGGACAAGCTCGTCGTCCACCGCGCCCGTCGCGTGGAGCGCTTCCTCTCGCAGAACACCCACGCCGCCAAGCAGTTCACCGGCGTGGACGGTTCGGACGTGCCACTGGACGAATCGATCGCCGCGTTCAACGCGATCTGCGACGGCGAGTACGACCACTTCCCCGAGCAGGCCTTCTTCATGTGCGGCGGGCTCGAGGACCTGAAGAAGAACGCGAAGGAGCTGGGCGTCTCCTGA
- the atpB gene encoding F0F1 ATP synthase subunit A — MSDNGCGFPAPGLHSFLFKPIFTVGGFEFNKVMLLALITTVVVTVFFWAAFGKARVVPGKLQMVGEAGYDFVRRTIVYETLGKREGEKYVPLMVSLFFFIWIMNIWSVIPLAQFPVSSIIAYPIVLAVIVYLVWVSLTFKRHGFVGALKNFTGYDKSLGPVLPLVVVIEFFSNLLVRPFTHAVRLFANMFAGHLMLVMFTVASWYLLNSWMIPAAGVSFAMTIAMILFELFVQLVQAYVFVLLACSYIQGALAKHH; from the coding sequence ATGTCCGACAACGGCTGTGGCTTTCCGGCTCCCGGCCTGCACTCGTTCCTCTTCAAGCCGATCTTCACCGTCGGCGGGTTCGAGTTCAACAAGGTGATGCTGCTCGCTCTCATCACCACCGTCGTCGTCACGGTCTTCTTCTGGGCGGCCTTCGGCAAGGCGCGGGTGGTGCCGGGCAAGCTGCAGATGGTCGGAGAGGCCGGCTACGACTTCGTCCGCCGCACCATCGTCTACGAGACGCTCGGAAAGCGGGAGGGCGAGAAGTACGTCCCGCTGATGGTCTCGCTGTTCTTCTTCATCTGGATCATGAACATCTGGTCGGTGATCCCGCTCGCCCAGTTCCCGGTGTCGTCGATCATCGCTTACCCGATCGTGCTGGCGGTCATCGTCTACCTGGTCTGGGTGTCGCTGACCTTCAAGCGCCACGGATTCGTCGGCGCCCTCAAGAACTTCACGGGCTACGACAAGTCGCTCGGCCCGGTGCTGCCGCTCGTCGTGGTGATCGAGTTCTTCTCCAACCTGCTGGTCAGGCCGTTCACCCACGCGGTGCGACTGTTCGCCAACATGTTCGCCGGTCACCTGATGCTGGTGATGTTCACCGTCGCCTCCTGGTACCTGCTGAACAGCTGGATGATCCCTGCGGCGGGCGTCTCCTTCGCGATGACCATCGCCATGATCCTCTTCGAGCTCTTCGTGCAACTCGTGCAGGCGTACGTCTTCGTCCTGCTCGCTTGCTCCTACATCCAGGGCGCTCTCGCCAAGCACCACTGA
- a CDS encoding F0F1 ATP synthase subunit gamma: MGAQLRVYKRRIRSVTATKKITKAMEMIAASRVVKAQRKVASSTPYARELTRAVTAVGSGSNTQHPLTTEAENPTRAAVLLLTSDRGLAGAFNSNAIKAAEQLTERLEKDGKEVDVYIVGRRGLAHYTFRERKVARSMTGFTDEPTYADAKKVAAPLIEAIETDSADGGVDELHIVYTEFVSMMVQTAVDARLLPLRLDEVADKPREGEIAPLYDFEPSAEDVLDALLPRYVESRIYNALLQSAASKHAATRRAMKSATDNAGELIESLTRLANQARQADITQEISEIVGGASALADATAGSDY; this comes from the coding sequence ATGGGAGCCCAGCTCCGGGTCTACAAGCGTCGCATCCGATCCGTCACCGCGACCAAGAAGATCACGAAGGCGATGGAGATGATCGCCGCCTCGCGTGTCGTCAAGGCACAGCGCAAGGTGGCGTCCTCCACGCCCTACGCGCGGGAACTGACCCGCGCGGTCACGGCGGTCGGTTCGGGTTCGAACACCCAGCACCCGCTCACGACGGAGGCGGAGAACCCGACCCGTGCCGCGGTCCTGCTCCTCACGAGCGACCGGGGCCTGGCCGGAGCCTTCAACTCCAACGCCATCAAGGCCGCCGAGCAGCTCACCGAGCGGCTGGAGAAGGACGGCAAGGAGGTCGACGTCTACATCGTCGGCCGACGCGGTCTCGCGCACTACACCTTCCGTGAGCGGAAGGTGGCGCGGTCGATGACCGGATTCACCGACGAGCCCACCTACGCCGACGCCAAGAAGGTCGCCGCCCCGCTGATCGAGGCGATCGAGACGGACTCGGCCGACGGTGGCGTCGACGAACTGCACATCGTCTACACCGAGTTCGTGTCGATGATGGTCCAGACCGCCGTGGACGCCCGACTGCTGCCGCTGCGGCTGGACGAGGTGGCGGACAAGCCCCGCGAGGGCGAGATCGCGCCGCTGTACGACTTCGAGCCGTCGGCCGAGGACGTCCTCGACGCGCTGCTGCCGCGCTACGTGGAGAGCCGCATCTACAACGCGCTTCTCCAGTCGGCCGCTTCGAAGCACGCCGCCACGCGTCGTGCCATGAAGTCGGCCACCGACAACGCCGGTGAGCTGATCGAGAGCCTCACCCGGCTTGCCAACCAGGCCCGACAGGCCGACATCACCCAGGAAATCAGCGAGATCGTCGGTGGCGCGAGCGCCCTCGCCGACGCGACCGCGGGGAGTGACTACTAA
- a CDS encoding protein-tyrosine-phosphatase, with product MTAPETGRGTADEERPAERTSTFGLPRDSFRILHVSTGNVCRSPITERLTRHFVQERLGLLGGGLIVESAGTWGHEGAPMESNAETVLAEFGADASGFLGRELHDEHVIRADLVLTATRDHRAQVVSMGHSAGLRTFTLKEFTRLVDAIDPATLPALEEGLVARSRALVRAAAALRGWLLAPTAEADEVHDPYGAPLPFFRSIGDEIHRALDPVVTALTGVGPRP from the coding sequence TTGACGGCCCCTGAGACGGGGCGCGGCACAGCCGACGAGGAACGACCGGCGGAGCGCACGAGCACCTTCGGCCTCCCCCGGGACAGCTTCCGCATCCTCCATGTCAGCACCGGCAACGTCTGCCGTTCCCCGATCACCGAGCGGCTCACCCGGCACTTCGTCCAGGAACGACTGGGCCTGCTCGGCGGTGGACTGATCGTGGAGAGCGCCGGGACCTGGGGGCACGAGGGCGCGCCCATGGAGAGCAACGCGGAGACGGTCCTGGCCGAGTTCGGCGCCGACGCCTCCGGGTTCCTCGGCCGGGAACTGCACGACGAGCACGTCATCCGCGCGGACCTGGTCCTGACGGCGACCCGGGACCACCGCGCCCAGGTCGTCTCCATGGGGCACTCGGCCGGCCTGCGCACCTTCACGCTGAAGGAGTTCACACGGCTCGTGGACGCCATCGACCCGGCGACCCTGCCCGCGCTGGAGGAGGGCCTGGTGGCCCGCTCCCGTGCCCTGGTGAGGGCCGCGGCGGCGTTGCGCGGCTGGCTGCTGGCGCCCACGGCGGAGGCGGACGAGGTCCACGACCCCTACGGCGCGCCACTGCCCTTCTTCCGATCGATCGGGGACGAGATACACCGGGCGCTCGATCCCGTGGTGACGGCGCTGACCGGGGTGGGCCCGCGCCCGTAG
- the atpE gene encoding ATP synthase F0 subunit C produces the protein MAALETLAAVEGNIGSIGYGLAAIGPGVGVGIIFGNGTQALARQPEAAGLIRANQILGFAFCEALALIGIVMPFVYN, from the coding sequence ATGGCTGCCCTTGAGACCCTCGCCGCCGTCGAAGGCAACATCGGTTCCATCGGCTACGGCCTCGCCGCGATCGGCCCCGGTGTCGGCGTCGGCATCATCTTCGGCAACGGCACCCAGGCGCTGGCCCGCCAGCCCGAGGCCGCCGGTCTGATCCGTGCCAACCAGATCCTCGGCTTCGCCTTCTGTGAGGCGCTCGCCCTCATCGGCATCGTCATGCCGTTCGTCTACAACTGA
- the atpA gene encoding F0F1 ATP synthase subunit alpha translates to MAELTIRPEEIRDALENFVQAYKPDAASREEVGTVTFAGDGIAKVEGLPSTMANELLKFEDGTLGLALNLEEREIGAIVLGEFSGIEEGQPVSRTGEVLSVAVGEGYLGRVVDPLGNPIDGLGEIETEGRRALELQAPTVMQRKSVHEPMETGYKAVDAMTPIGRGQRQLIIGDRQTGKTALAVDTIINQRDNWRTGDPNKQVRCIYVAIGQKGSTIAGVRRALEENGALEYTTIVAAPASDPAGFKYLAPYTGSAIGQQWMYQGKHVLIVFDDLSKQADAYRAVSLLLRRPPGREAYPGDVFYLHSRLLERCAKLSDDLGAGSMTGLPIVETKANDVSAFIPTNVISITDGQCFLESDLFNAGQRPALNVGISVSRVGGSAQHKAIRQVSGRLRVDLAQYRELEAFAAFGSDLDAASKAQLERGQRMVELLKQGQYQPMATEDQVISVWAGTNGKMDDVPVADIRRFESELLDHLHRTEQGLMTSIKEGGKMSDDTLQAIGDAIADFKKQFETSDGKLLGEDAPAAAK, encoded by the coding sequence ATGGCGGAGCTCACGATCCGGCCGGAGGAGATCCGGGACGCGCTGGAGAACTTTGTCCAGGCGTACAAGCCGGACGCGGCCTCGCGCGAGGAGGTCGGCACGGTCACCTTTGCCGGCGACGGCATCGCCAAGGTGGAGGGCCTCCCCTCGACCATGGCCAACGAGCTGCTGAAGTTCGAGGACGGCACCCTCGGCCTCGCCCTCAACCTCGAGGAGCGCGAGATCGGTGCCATCGTCCTCGGCGAGTTCAGCGGTATCGAGGAGGGCCAGCCGGTCAGCCGTACCGGCGAGGTCCTGTCGGTCGCCGTCGGCGAGGGCTACCTCGGCCGCGTGGTCGACCCGCTCGGCAACCCGATCGACGGCCTCGGCGAGATCGAGACCGAGGGACGCCGCGCCCTCGAACTGCAGGCCCCTACGGTGATGCAGCGCAAGTCGGTCCACGAGCCCATGGAGACCGGCTACAAGGCCGTGGACGCCATGACGCCGATCGGCCGCGGCCAGCGACAGCTGATCATCGGCGACCGGCAGACCGGCAAGACCGCGCTGGCCGTCGACACGATCATCAACCAGCGCGACAACTGGCGCACCGGCGACCCGAACAAGCAGGTCCGCTGCATCTACGTCGCCATCGGCCAGAAGGGCTCCACCATCGCCGGCGTGCGCCGCGCGCTGGAGGAGAACGGCGCCCTGGAGTACACGACCATCGTCGCCGCCCCGGCGTCCGACCCTGCGGGCTTCAAGTACCTGGCCCCCTACACCGGTTCGGCCATCGGTCAGCAGTGGATGTACCAGGGCAAGCACGTCCTGATCGTCTTCGACGACCTGTCCAAGCAGGCCGACGCCTACCGTGCCGTCTCGCTGCTGCTGCGCCGTCCGCCGGGTCGCGAGGCCTACCCGGGCGACGTGTTCTACCTGCACTCCCGGCTCCTGGAGCGCTGCGCCAAGCTCTCCGACGACCTGGGCGCCGGCTCGATGACCGGTCTGCCGATCGTCGAGACCAAGGCCAACGACGTCTCGGCGTTCATCCCGACCAACGTCATCTCCATCACCGACGGCCAGTGCTTCCTGGAGTCGGACCTGTTCAACGCCGGTCAGCGACCCGCGCTGAACGTCGGCATCTCGGTCTCCCGCGTCGGCGGCAGCGCCCAGCACAAGGCGATCCGCCAGGTCTCGGGCCGGCTCCGCGTCGACCTCGCCCAGTACCGCGAACTGGAGGCGTTCGCCGCCTTCGGCTCCGACCTGGACGCCGCGTCGAAGGCACAGCTGGAGCGAGGTCAGCGGATGGTGGAACTGCTCAAGCAGGGCCAGTACCAGCCGATGGCCACCGAGGACCAGGTCATCTCCGTCTGGGCCGGCACCAACGGCAAGATGGACGACGTCCCGGTCGCGGACATCCGACGCTTCGAGTCGGAGCTCCTGGACCACCTGCACCGCACCGAGCAGGGCCTGATGACCTCCATCAAGGAGGGCGGCAAGATGTCCGACGACACGCTGCAGGCCATCGGCGACGCCATCGCCGACTTCAAGAAGCAGTTCGAGACCTCGGACGGCAAGCTGCTCGGCGAGGACGCTCCGGCCGCCGCCAAGTGA
- a CDS encoding F0F1 ATP synthase subunit B — protein sequence MIAKLVQLAAEEEQNPLIPPGPELLVGTIAFAIVFFFFWKKLLPNINKVLEERREAIEGGIEKAEAAQTEAQSVLEQYKAQLAEARHEAARLRQESQEQGAALIAEMRAEGQRQREEIVAAGHAQIQADRKAAASALRQDLGTLATELAGKLVGESLEDHARQSRVIDRFLDELEDKSAKAEATR from the coding sequence GTGATCGCCAAGCTCGTACAGCTGGCGGCCGAGGAAGAGCAGAACCCGCTCATTCCGCCGGGCCCCGAGCTGCTCGTGGGCACCATCGCCTTCGCCATCGTGTTCTTCTTCTTCTGGAAGAAGCTGCTTCCGAACATCAACAAGGTTCTGGAGGAGCGTCGCGAGGCCATCGAGGGCGGTATCGAGAAGGCCGAGGCCGCGCAGACCGAGGCCCAGAGCGTCCTGGAGCAGTACAAGGCACAGCTCGCCGAGGCACGCCACGAGGCCGCGCGGCTGCGTCAGGAGTCGCAGGAGCAGGGCGCCGCGCTCATCGCCGAGATGCGCGCGGAGGGCCAGCGTCAGCGCGAGGAGATCGTCGCCGCGGGCCACGCCCAGATCCAGGCCGACCGGAAGGCCGCCGCGTCCGCGCTGCGCCAGGACCTCGGCACGCTCGCGACGGAACTGGCCGGCAAGCTGGTCGGCGAGTCCCTCGAGGACCACGCTCGGCAGAGCCGCGTCATCGACCGGTTCCTGGACGAGCTCGAGGACAAGTCGGCGAAGGCCGAGGCCACGCGATGA
- a CDS encoding F0F1 ATP synthase subunit delta, whose protein sequence is MNGASREALAAGRERLDALTDSTSADAARLADELAAVTALLDREVSLRRVLTDPAQSPEAKADLARRLVGTRIGGDTADLVSGLVRSRWSRSRDLVDALEQLADTADLTAAQRDGTLDDVEDELFRFGRIVASSTELRAALTDREAPASAKAGLLGTLLGGRAKPGTERLVTRLVTAPRGRSLESGVESLSRLAAERRDRMVAVVTSAVPLSDPQKRRLGAALAGLYGRPLHLNLDVDPEVLGGIRVRVGDEVINGSIADRIEAAGRRLAG, encoded by the coding sequence ATGAACGGAGCGAGCCGCGAGGCCCTGGCAGCCGGACGCGAGCGACTCGACGCGCTGACGGACTCCACGTCCGCCGACGCGGCGCGGCTCGCCGACGAGCTGGCCGCCGTCACCGCGCTGCTCGACCGCGAGGTGTCGCTGCGTCGGGTCCTCACCGACCCGGCGCAGTCCCCGGAGGCCAAGGCGGACCTGGCGCGGCGCCTGGTCGGGACCCGGATCGGCGGCGACACGGCCGACCTGGTGTCCGGTCTGGTGCGCTCCCGGTGGTCGCGCAGCCGTGACCTGGTGGACGCGCTGGAGCAGCTGGCCGACACCGCCGATCTCACGGCCGCCCAGCGGGACGGCACGCTGGACGATGTGGAAGACGAACTCTTCCGCTTCGGCCGGATCGTCGCCTCCAGCACCGAGCTCCGCGCCGCGCTGACCGACCGCGAGGCGCCCGCCTCGGCCAAGGCCGGGCTGCTGGGCACCTTGCTCGGGGGCAGGGCCAAGCCGGGCACGGAGCGCCTGGTGACCCGCCTGGTCACGGCTCCGCGAGGACGTAGTCTGGAGTCGGGGGTCGAGTCCCTGTCCAGGCTCGCGGCCGAGCGGCGCGACCGCATGGTCGCCGTCGTCACCTCGGCGGTCCCGCTGAGCGACCCGCAGAAGCGACGCCTCGGCGCCGCCCTCGCCGGGCTCTACGGGCGACCGCTCCACCTCAACCTGGACGTGGACCCCGAGGTCCTCGGCGGAATCCGGGTGCGGGTCGGCGACGAGGTCATCAACGGTTCCATCGCGGACCGCATCGAGGCCGCCGGCCGCCGACTGGCGGGCTGA
- the glyA gene encoding serine hydroxymethyltransferase has protein sequence MSVIHATAADAGVLARRDPELADLLFAEERRRSTTLQLTAAENFASPAVLAALASPLADKYAEGYPGARHHGGCEIADAVERLAAERARALFGAEHVNAQPHSGSSAVLAAYAALLRPGDTVLALGLSHGGHLTHGSAANFSGRWFSFHSYGVDAETGLVDHRQVRTLARLHRPKAIVCGSTAYPRHIDHAFFREVADEVGAYLIADAAHPIGLVAGGAAPSPVPYADIVCATTHKVLRGPHGGMLLCGGELAERVDRAVFPFTQGGAQMHVVAAKAVAFGEAATAEFADYTRRVVANARALAVALADEGLPVTTGGTDTHLVAVDPAPTGTEGRAARDRLGAVGMVLDCCPLPHGRSRGLRLGSAALTTQGMGEAEMRAVAGLLAGVLRGDVSLAVARERVRDLALAFPVRRA, from the coding sequence ATGTCGGTCATCCACGCCACAGCGGCCGACGCGGGTGTCCTGGCGCGCCGCGACCCCGAGTTGGCCGACCTGCTGTTCGCCGAGGAACGACGGAGGTCGACCACGCTCCAGCTGACCGCCGCGGAGAACTTCGCCTCGCCCGCCGTGCTGGCGGCGCTCGCCTCGCCCCTGGCCGACAAGTACGCGGAGGGCTACCCCGGTGCGCGGCACCACGGCGGGTGCGAGATCGCCGACGCCGTCGAGCGGCTCGCCGCGGAGCGGGCCCGCGCGCTCTTCGGCGCCGAGCACGTCAACGCGCAGCCGCACTCGGGTTCCTCCGCGGTGCTGGCGGCCTACGCCGCGCTGCTGCGACCCGGGGACACCGTGCTGGCGCTCGGCCTGTCCCACGGGGGCCACCTCACCCACGGGTCGGCGGCGAACTTCTCCGGGCGATGGTTCTCGTTCCACTCCTATGGCGTGGACGCCGAGACCGGGCTCGTGGACCATCGGCAGGTGCGGACCCTGGCCCGGCTCCACCGCCCCAAGGCGATCGTGTGCGGGTCGACCGCCTATCCCCGCCACATCGACCACGCCTTCTTCCGGGAGGTCGCCGACGAGGTCGGCGCCTACCTGATCGCGGACGCCGCCCATCCGATCGGACTGGTCGCCGGGGGAGCGGCGCCCAGTCCGGTCCCATACGCGGACATCGTCTGCGCCACCACCCACAAGGTGTTGCGCGGCCCTCACGGCGGCATGCTGCTGTGCGGCGGGGAACTGGCCGAGCGGGTCGACCGGGCGGTGTTCCCGTTCACCCAGGGTGGCGCGCAGATGCACGTGGTCGCGGCGAAGGCCGTCGCCTTCGGCGAGGCGGCGACGGCGGAGTTCGCCGACTACACCCGCCGGGTGGTGGCCAACGCCCGCGCGCTGGCCGTCGCCTTGGCCGACGAGGGGCTGCCCGTCACCACCGGCGGGACCGACACCCACCTGGTCGCCGTCGACCCGGCCCCGACGGGCACCGAGGGGCGGGCGGCGCGCGACAGGCTGGGCGCCGTCGGCATGGTCCTGGACTGCTGCCCCCTGCCGCACGGCCGGTCACGTGGGCTGCGCCTGGGGAGCGCCGCGCTCACCACGCAGGGCATGGGGGAGGCGGAGATGCGCGCCGTCGCCGGTCTGCTGGCGGGGGTGCTCCGCGGCGACGTGTCCCTCGCAGTCGCCCGGGAGAGGGTGCGTGACCTGGCCTTGGCCTTCCCGGTCCGCCGGGCCTGA
- a CDS encoding F0F1 ATP synthase subunit epsilon — protein MAAELHVALVAADREVWSGEATLVVARTTSGDIGVMPGHQPLLGVLESGPVTIRTREGGTVVAAVHGGFLSFSDDKLSVLAEIAELSDEIDIQRAERALERAKSDADASAQRRADVRLRAATAR, from the coding sequence TTGGCTGCTGAGCTGCACGTCGCGCTGGTCGCGGCCGACCGAGAGGTCTGGTCCGGCGAGGCCACCCTGGTCGTCGCGCGCACCACGTCCGGCGACATCGGCGTCATGCCCGGTCACCAGCCGCTGCTCGGTGTGCTGGAGTCGGGCCCGGTGACGATCCGGACGCGCGAGGGAGGGACGGTCGTCGCCGCGGTGCACGGCGGTTTCCTCTCCTTCTCCGACGACAAGCTGTCGGTGCTGGCCGAGATCGCCGAGCTGTCGGACGAGATCGACATCCAGCGCGCCGAGCGGGCACTGGAGCGTGCCAAGTCGGACGCCGACGCCTCGGCGCAGCGCCGGGCCGACGTCCGGCTGCGAGCCGCGACGGCGCGCTGA